TTTCCGTCGGAAAAGGTGCCGGCCCCACCTTCTCCGAACTGGACATTGGATTCGGGGTCCAGTTGTCCGGCATTCCAGAAACTGTTCACATCTCGTACCCGGCTTTCCACGTCCTTTCCCCGTTCCAACAGTACCGGCCGGTAACCCCACCGGGCCAGGGTCAAAGCCGCAAAAATACCCGCCGGCCCGGCTCCTACTATGACCGGAGGATAAAGAAGCTTTTCCGTACCGCGTTGGATAGGTTTTCGTTTATCCCCTGTAATTATAAAAACGTCATGACGGCCCTTCCATCTCTCTATCCTTTCCCGCCCTTCGTCTATCTCAACTTCCACCGTGTACACCAGGTAAACTTTTTTACGGCGAGCATCCACCGATTCCCGCACGATCTTCCACTGTTTGATGCGGGAAGGAACTATATCCAAACGTTCCGCTATTAAAGGAACCAGCATGGAAATATCCTGTTCCAGCTCTAACCGCAAATTGGCTACCCGCAGTTTCATGATTTTCTCCCCTGTCTGAGATTTCAACTCCAGTACGCCTATAGTATATTGTGCTACGGGGAAAGTTGTTCCTCCGCCCGTTTCTCGAGGTGAACAATAACTTTTACTTTAGGATTATAATCTAAAGTTACCTCCGGCGGAACAACTAGTTCCACCTGCTGCAATATGTCCCGGTTCAGACCGTTTATGTCCACCGGAACGGTGTAAATATAATCAAGCTTATCCAGAACCTCGTAAGATCCATAAACCTTGACGGTTTCTGGATCTACCACTACTCGCTCGATCCGGTATTCAGGAGCAACTTCTCCCTGCAAAGCAGCTTTAATAGGAACAACCTTTCCCGGTTTATCCGCTACTACCGGGATAAAAACTTCAACGGTAGAAGGTACAACCGTCAGCCAGTCACTCATATATTGACCCTTTTGGCTTTCTACCTTGACGGGAAGGTATTTATGATAGTGTTGCTTCGGCCTGTCCAGCCGAACCTCTACAAATACGCCACCTATCTGTTCCAAAAGCTTCCGAGGTCCCTTGACAATTACCTCCGAGGGCTTGAGCACCGGTTCCAGCAGGTGATATCCCGAAGCAGCTCCTCCGCTAATATTTAAAGTTACCGGAAGCTGTACCTCAGAAATTTTGTCAATGCTTATCGTAACCTGTCGGGGAGTAATACTGACCAACTGAACCCCCTGAGGAACACTGACTTGGACCGGAAGTACAACTTCCCCGGCACTCATGTGAGAAGTCTCCACGTAGGCCTGAAGATCCCGGGAGGTTAAATTAGCTACCAGCTCCTCTCTTCCTTGAACCCTTACCTTGACGCTAGCCGGCTTGTCTTCAATTACCAGACCAGAGGCCAGGCCTCTCACCTCAAGAGGTACGTTGATAACATTATCCATATTAGGGTGTTGTTCTTCCGTAACATAAAGCCACAGAAGCAAGGCAAGAAATACGGAGATTATTTTATAAGTAATATTCCTCTCCAGGACCTTTTTCAACCTTAAGACCTCCATTTCCCCAGCAGGAAGCCCTGACTCTTAGGCAGCAGTAATTGTTCCAAAAGCTCGCGCAGGCTTTTTTCCTCCAAGTACCGGGTCAACTGCCCCTCCGCCGCAACGGAAACAGTTCCTGTTTCTTCGGAAACCACTATAGCCACTGCATCGGATATTTCCGTTATGCCTAGGGCAGCCCTGTGCCGTGACCCCAACTGTCTACTGAGATAAGGACTGTCGGTTAGCGGCAAAAAACAGGCCGCGGCCATCACTCGGTCACCCCTGATAATAACCGCGCCGTCGTGGAGAGGTGTCAGCGGCGTAAAGATATTGACCAAAAACTCCGCACTCACTATCCCCTCCACTTTCACGCCGTTTTCAATATAATCATTCAGTCCTGTTCCCCTCTCTATTACAATTAAAGCCCCGGTCTTATGCTTTCTTAAAACTTCCACTGCCCGGATGAGCTCGTTTATCAGGCGAGACATGTCGGCGGCCCCCAAAAGAGTAGTGGAGGTGAAAAACCGTCCTCTACCCAGCTGTTCCAGCGCCCGGCGAAGTTCCGGCTGAAACACCACCGGTAACGCCACCAGTATCATAAGACGGGTCTGATCGAGTATCCAGCTAACTGTAGTCAAATGGAGCTTCTCACTGATGAAAGAAGCGATGAATAACACCGCCAAGCCTTTGAGCAGTTGAGCAGCCCTGGTCCCTTCGATTAGTATGATAAGTTTGTAGAGAACATAAGAGACCAACGTTATATCAATAAGGAGCAATATAAAATCTTCAAGGCTGAGGTACTTGAGAAATTGTAATTGAGCCGCCAACAAAATCACCTCGAGAATAGCCTACATCCACTAATACCTTCGACAATATCCCCCTAAACCCTTCTTTTTGAAACAAGCCCATTTTCTGCAAACTCCGGCCAATGAAAAAGCGCCTCTTCCGAGCAGCTTTTGCGAGAGGCGCTTTCACCGAAGCCCGCGTTTCGCAGTTTTTTCCTTCTGTTGCTTTAGCAGGGCGTAGTCCATACTGTCCAGCAGAGCCTGCCAGCTGGCTTCGATTATGTTGGTGGAAACTCCGACTGTACTCCAGGAAGAGGTTTTGTCTCGCGATTCAATCAAAACTCGCACTTTGGCGGCCGTAGCATCCTTTTCATCCAGGACCCGAACCTTGTAATCGGTAAGGTGCATTTCCCGGATAACCGGGTAAAACTCTTCCAGAGCTTTACGCAAGGCGTTGTCCAGCGCATTTACCGGACCGTTTCCTTCAGCAGCAGTATGTACTACCCGGTCATCAACCCGGATTTTTATCACTGCTTCGGAAATAGTTTCCTGTTCGGCCCTTTTTTCTACAATTATCTTGAAGGATTCCAACTGGAAGTGCTGCCGGTATTGTCCGAAAGCTTTCCGGAGCAGCAGTTCCAAGGAACCTTCCGCTCCTTCAAACTGAAAACCCTGATATTCCAGCTCTTTAATGCGCTGGATAACCTTTCGGGTTTCCGGAGCGTCTATTGGTATATCCAAGTCTAGTTCCTGCGCTTTGTACCGCAGGTTACTTATTCCCGAAAGCTCCGAAACGAGAACTCTCCTCCTGTTACCTACAACTTCCGGGGGAATATGCTCGTAGGTCCGAGAATCCTTGAGAACGGCACTGACATGTACTCCTCCTTTGTGAGTGAAAGCGCTCTGGCCCACAAAGGGCTGGTGCCCCGGCAGTACAACATTGGCTATCTCACTCACATAGCGGGCAACTTCCGTCAGGCGGCGCAAACAACCTTCCGGCAGGCAACGGTACCCCATCTTATATTCCAGATTGGCAATTACCGATATAAGATTTGCATTTCCGCACCTTTCCCCAAATCCGTTTATGGTTCCCTGGACCATATCCACTCCGGCTCTTACTGCCGCCAAGGAATTAGCCACCGCCAGCTCGCCGTCATTGTGAGCGTGTATGCCCAGAGGTGTTTTAATTCTGCTCTTTACTTCTTTTACTATCCGGTTAACTTCATCAGGTAAAGAACCTCCATTGGTATCGCAAAGAACTATCCAGTCGGCTCCCGCTTCTGCTGCCGCCTGTAAAGTTTTTAAAGCATATTCGCCATTGTTTTTGTAACCGTCGAAAAAGTGCTCCGCGTCATAAATGACCTCCAGATTCTTATTTTTCAAATAAGACACCGTTTCCCGGATCATGCTGAGGTTTTCTTCTAAAGTTGTCTTTAAAGCCTCCACAACATGGAAATCCCAGGACTTGCCGAAAATGGCCACGGTCTTAACTCCGGCCTCCAAGAGGGCATTTAGATTGGCATCCTCTTCCGGCCTAACGCCCGGCCTGCGTGTACTGCCGAAAGCGGTCAAGCGGGCATGCTTGAAAATAAGTTCTTTCGCCCGGCGGAAGAACTCCAGGTCCTTGGGATTGGAACCGGGCCATCCCCCTTCAATGTAGTCTACTCCCAGGTAATCCAACTTGCCGGCTATTTTCAGTTTGTCTTCTACCGAAAGGCTGATGCCTTCTCCTTGGGAACCGTCTCTCAAAGTAGTGTCATAAATGAATACTTTAGCCATATCAGCTCTCTCCAATGATATGTTTTCTGATTAGTTCTCCCATTTCTTCCGTGTTAACCGGAGTTTTGCCGTCTTCCATAATATCCGGCGTTCGGTATCCCTTCTCCAAAACGGCGGATACAGCTTGCGAAACAGAATCCGCTGCCTCCGGCATGTGGAAAGAATACTTCAGCATCATGGCTGCCGATAAAATGGTGGCAATTGGATTCGCCTTTTTTTGGCCCGCTATATCCGGAGCAGAACCATGAACCGGTTCATACAGGGCCACCGAACCGCCAATGCTGGCCGACGGCAACATTCCAATGGAACCAGTAAGCATTGCCGCCTGATCGGTCAGAATGTCACCGAACATGTTCTCGGTAATAATCACATCAAAATGCTTAGGATTGCGTACCAACTGCATAGCGCAGTTGTCTACGTACATGTGTTCCAGTTCCACTTCTGGATATTCCCGGGATATGCGGTTGACTACTTCCCGCCACAGGCGGGGACATTTCCNNNNNNNNNNNNNNNNNNNNNNNNNNNNNNNNNNNNNNNNNNNNNNNNNNNNNNNNNNNNNNNNNNNNNNNNNNNNNNNNNNNNNNNNNNNNNNNNNNNNNNNNNNNNNNNNNNNNNNNNNNNNNNNNNNNNNNNNNNNNNNNGCGGGCCATTTCGAAGCCCAAGCGGGCGATGCGCTCAATTTCCTCCGTAGAATAAACCAGGGTGTCGATGGCCACTTCTCCGGTGGCCGTTTTTTCCCGTTTCTTTTCGCCAAAATAAATTCCGCCGGTTAGCTCCCGGATAACCAAAAGATCAGTGCCTACAACTACCTCCGGCTTTAAGGTGGAGGCACTGGCTAAAGCCGGATAGAGTACCGCCGGTCGCAGGTTGGCGTACAGTCCCAACTCCTTCCGAAGTTTCAGCAGAGCCGCCACTTCGGGTCTAAGGTGAACGGGAAGCGTGTCCCACTTGGGCCCCCCAACTGCTCCCAACAGTATGGCATCGCTCCGGCGGCATAAATTAAGAGTGTCATCCGGCAGGGGTGTTCCCGCAGCATCTATAGCTGCACCCCCTACCAGCCCTTCTTCAAACTCAAAAGACACCTTAAACTTTTCCCCTATTACTTCCAGTACTTTGACTGCTTCCGGTACAATTTCGCTCCCAATGCCGTCCCCCGGCAGCACTGCAATTTTAGGCATTGCGCTTCACCTTCCTGGCTACGTAATTCATAAGTCCTCCCGCCGCTATCAGTTCCTGCATAAAAGGAGGAAAGGTCGTGGCACGGTAGCTTTCATTCCGGGTGAGGTTATAAATAATACCCTCTTCTGCATCTACCTTTATTTCATCGCCGGTATTAATAGCTTCCGCCGCTTCCGGGGATTCGAAAATAGGCAGGCCGATGTTAATGGCATTACGGTAAAAAATCCTGGCAAAGGATTTGGCAATTACACAGGATACCCCGGCGGCCTTGATGGCTATGGGTGCATGTTCCCGGGAACTACCACAACCAAAATTTTTGTCTGCCACAATAATATCCCCCGGTTTTACCTTCCGCGGAAAATCAGGATCGGCATCTTCCATGCAGTGTTTTGCCAGTTCCTCCGGCGAAGATGTATTAAGATAACGGGCCGGTATGATAGCGTCGGTATCAATATCGGCTCCGAACTTCCAGGCACGTCCTACATAATGCAACTAAACCACCTCCTTGGGACCAGCAATACGTCCTTTAACCGCACTGGCAGCCGCTACCGCCGGGTTGGCCAGATACACTTCACTTTCCGGATGACCCATTCGGCCCACAAAGTTACGGTTTGTAGTGGCTACCGCCTTTTCGCCCTTGGCCAGTATACCCATATGTCCTCCCAGGCACGGGCCGCAGGTAGGAGTACTGACGGCTGCTCCCGCCTCAATGAAAACCTCTATAAGCCCCTCCCGGAGGGCCTGCCGATAAATCTCCTGGGTTCCGGGAATGATAATCAGGCGCACCTCCGGGTGTACCTGCCGGCCTCGGAGCACTTGGGCGGCCAAACGTAAATCTTCAAGGCGGCCGTTAGTACAGGACCCAATCACCACTTGATCAATCGGTATATCGGGCACCTCGCTGATTGGCCGGGTATTTTCCGGTAGATGGGGAAAAGCCACCTGGGGCTCTAGCTTACTTACATCGTAATCAACAACCCGGGCATAACGCGCGTCAGGATCACTGCGGAAAATCTGGTAGGGTCTTCGGGCCCTGTTCTCTACATAAGCCAGAGTGATTTCATCCGGCTCAATGATACCGTTTTTCGCCCCCGCCTCAATGGCCATATTGGCCATAGTGAATCGGCTGTCCATAGAGAGATATTTGATTGCCTCGCCGGTAAATTCCATGGCCATGTACCGGGCGCCATCTACCCCCAGGTCACCAATGGTATGTAGAATCAAATCTTTCCCAACCACCCAAGGCTGCAGCCTTCCGTGGTAGACAAGCTTGATAGATTCCGGGACTCGGAACCAGGCCTCTCCCGTGGCCATTCCTGCCGCCATATCGGTACTGCCCACACCGGTAGCAAAAGCTCCCAGAGCTCCGTAAGTACAGGTATGGGAATCCGCACCAATGACCACATCTCCCGGAACCACCAGTCCGGCCTCCGGAAGGAGACAATGCTCAATACCCATTCTTCCAACTTCAAAATAGTTGGTTATCTGATACCGGCGGGCAAAATCCCTTACTACTTTGGCTTGCTCCGCCGATTTTATATCTTTGTTGGGAGNNNNNNNNNNNNNNNNNNNNNNNNNNNNNNNNNNNNNNNNNNNNNNNNNNNNNNNNNNNNNNNNNNNNNNNNNNNNNNNNNNNNNNNNNNNNNNCCAAGACTACCCGGTCTGGATCAAATACCCTCTCTAAACCTAATTTTTCAAATTCTCGGATGGCAACCGGTGCCGTAATATCGTTCCCCAACACCAAGTCCAATTTGGCATTTATCAATTGTCCCGGTTCTACCTTATCCAAACCGGCATGATAAGCCAGGATTTTCTCCGTAATCGTCATCCCCATGAGCTCTCTCCTCCCTTCAACCAATCATAAAGACTAACTGTTTACCGTACCTGCATTGGTAACCGTTATATCCTTCCTATCAAACACAATCTTGTTCAGGGCATTGATATAGGCCTTGGCACTAGCCTCAATAATGTCCGTACTGATGCCCCTGCCGGTATAAACTTTGTCTTCATGCTGCAACTTTACCGTAACCTCTCCCATGGCGTCCTTACCTCCCGTTACGGCATTCAACGAATAATGCTTCAGGCACACTTGAAGACCGGCAATTTTATCTATAGCCTTGAAAACAGCGTCAACCGGGCCGTCACCACAAGCAGCTTCTTCTCTCAGTTGATCTTCAACCCGTATACCGATGGTAGCCGTTGGTACCACCCGGGTTCCGGCTGAAATATGCAAATGTTCCAGTTGAAACTTCTCCGGAATTATACGAATTTCGTCCTCCACGATGGCTTCCAAATCTTTATCGGTAATTTCCTTTTTGCGATCGGCCAGGTTTTTAAAGCGAATAAACGCTTTATCTAATTCTGCCTCCGTCAGCCGGAAGCCCAGTTCTTCAAGGCGCTTCTTGAAAGCATGCCGTCCCGAATGCTTACCCAGGACAATATTATTCTGCACCAGACCGATCATGGCTGGGTTCATAATTTCATAAGTAGTTCTTTCCTTTAATACACCGTCCTGGTGAATTCCTGACTCATGGGCAAAAGCATTCCGGCCCACAATGGCCTTGTTAGGCTGAATCGGCATACCCGTGAGAGAGCTTACCAGCTTGCTGGTGCGATATATTTCTTCCGTCTTAATATTGGTTTCAAAACCGTAGTAGGCTTTACGGGTATACAGAGCCATAACCACCTCTTCCAGAGCAGTATTCCCCGCTCTTTCTCCAATTCCGTTGACAGCACACTCTACCTGCTGGGCACCGTTAACCAGAGCGGCCAGGGAATTAGCCACCGCCAGACCCAGGTCGTTATGACAGTGTACGCTCAGAACAGCTTTATCTATATTAGGTACTCTGGCTCGAATTTCGGCAATGAATTTGCCAAACTCGTCCGGGGTGGCATAGCCTACCGTATCCGGAATGTTAATGGTTGTGGCCCCTGCCTCAATAGCTGCTTCTACCACCTGGCAGAGAAAATCCAAGTCACTGCGGAAACCGTCTTCGGGAGAAAACTCTACGTCAGAAGTATATTTCTTGGCATGCTTAACCCCGTTAACGGCAGCTTCCAATACCTGTTCCCGGGTCATCCTCAACTTGTATCGCATATGTATCTCCGAAGTTGCAATAAACGTATGAATACGCGGCTGCTCGGCATCTTTTACCGCTTCCCAAGCCCGGTCTATATCTCCGGGTGAAATACGGGCCAGGGCGGCTATAACAGGCCCTTTTACGTTTCGGGCAATAGCTCTAACCGCTTCAAAGTCCCCGGGAGAAGCGATGGGAAACCCAGCCTCAATTATATCAACGCCCAATCGAGCCAGTTGCTGAGCAATCTCCAATTTCTCCTGAATGTTCAGGTTAACCCCAGGAGACTGTTCCCCATCCCGAAGCGTAGTGTCGAAAATATATACTTTCCTACTCATTCTGTTTTCCCTCCACATCACGATACTGAATCATCTCATCCAGTCCTTTAGCGGAAGGCACCATCGGATAAACCCACTCGTCGCGATCTATCACACATTCCACCAGGGTAAGCCTGTCGTTGTTAAGGGCTTCCTTGAGTACAGGAACTACCTCCTCCGGACTTTGGATGCGGTAAGCAGCCGCGCCGTAGCATTCAGCCAGTCGAACAAAGTCGGGGTTGCCCGTAAATTCCACCGCGGTATAACGCCGTTCACAGTAGAAGTGTTGAAGCTGCCTTACCATCCCCAACCCGCTGTTGTTAAACAATAATATCTTTATTGGGAGGTTATTTTCCATGGCCGTTGCCATTTCGGCCATGTTCATCTGAAAGCTTCCGTCTCCGGTTACTGCAATAACCAGGGCCTCCGGATTACCCAACTGGGCACCAATAGCAGCAGGAAAACCGTAGCCCATGGCACCTAGACCCCCGGAGGTCAAGAAGCTTCCGGGTCTGGCAAATTTATAAAATTGAGCGGCCCACATTTGGTGCTGCCCTACATCGGCAGTTACAATAGCCTGGTGATCAGTCAGACGCCCCAATTCCTCTATTACATATTGAGGACGCAATGTCTCCTTCTTGTTGCCGTACTCTAAAGGATACCGTTCTCTCCATTCGTTAATTTTGGCCAGCCACTCTTCGTTTTTCTTTTCCTCTACCAGAGCAAGAATACTCTGCAGTACCAGCTTGACATCCCCCACAATGGGCACGTTAACTTCTACGTTCTTTCCTATTTCCGCGGGATCAATATCCAGGTGAATAATTTTCGCCCTGGGCGCGAACTTCTCTACCAATCCGGTTACCCGGTCGTCAAACCTGACACCGAGAGCAATTAACAAATCTGCTTCGGTGACCGCGTAGTTGGCATAGGCAGTCCCATGTAATCCAAGCATGCCTAGAGAAAGAGGATGGTTTTCAGGAAAGCTACCTATACCCATTAAAGTGGTGGCCACCGGAATGGAAAGAGTTTCAGCCAGCTTGCGTAGCTCTTCCGTTGCTCCGGAACTTATTACACCCCCACCGACAAAAATTACCGGCCGCTCCGCCTCCTGCATCAACCTTGCAGCATTGCGGATCTGGTTAGGGTGCCCTTTGTAAGTAGGCTTGTAGCCTCGCAATTCTACTCGCTCCGGAGCCCCCCGGCTACATATACCTGCCGCCACGTCTTTGGGAATATCGATTAATACAGGACCGGGGCGGCCGGTGCGGGCAATATGAAACGCTTCTTTAACCACCCTTGGCAAATCATTGGGGTCTTTAACCAGATAGTTATGCTTGGTTATAGGAAAAGTGATGCCTGTAATATCAACCTCCTGAAAAGCATCGGTCCCGATCATGCTGGTAGGTACCTGTCCGGTAAGAACAACCAGAGGTATGGAATCCATATAAGCTCCAGCAATACCAGTTACCAAGTTAGTTGCGCCCGGTCCCGAAGTTGCCAGGCAAACTCCCGGTTTACCGGTTGTACGGGCATAACCGCTCGCCGCATGAACTGCAGCCTGTTCAAACCGAACCAAAACATGCCGTATGTTTGTCTCGTTTAGAGCATCGTAAATGGGCAGTACCGCTCCTCCAGGAATGCCGAATATTATCTCCACCTGCTCTTCTTCCAAAGTTCTGACCAACGCCTGCGCTCCCGTAATCCCCAAACCGAAAGCACCTCCCACTTTATCTTAATGCTCTCCCGCCCCTGACCATACCTATTGCTTAGGACCTCTCACCATAGCTATTTTTCCTGTCCGCACCAGTTCTTTTATCCCGAAGGGTCTGAGGGAGGCCTCAATAGCATTTATCTTACCCTCATCGCCTGTTGCTTCAATAATAAGAGTATTCCTGCCAATATCCACAATGCGGGCCCGAAAGATGTCCACAATCTGCATGATTTCTCCTCGTACCGAGGGATCAGCGTTAACTTTAACGAGTAACAACTCCCGGTCCACATATTCTTCTTCAGTAATATCACTGAGTTTTATAACGTCAATAAGTTTATGCAACTGCTTGCTAACCTGCTCTATCACCCGGTCATCCCCGTCCACTACAATAGTCATACGGGCAATATCCGGGTTTTCGGTTTGACCTACCGCCAGACTCTCAATATTGTATCCTCTGCGGCTAAACAGACCAGCTATCCGGGCCAAAACACCAGGCCTGTTTTCTACCAGCACCGCTAAGGTATGTTTCATGCTACCTACCTCCCCAGCATTTTATTGAGGGAGCCACCGGGAGGAACCATGGGAAAAACATTCTCTTCTCTCTCCACCCAGAAGTCCAGCAGGAAGGGCTTTTTAGTAGCCAAAGCTCTTTCTAGAGCCGGCCTTACCTCCTCCCGTTTGGTAACCCGTACGGCTTCAATTCCATAAGCCTCCGCCAGTTTGACAAAATCGGGGCCAAGTACCTCCGATTGCGAATAGCGCTTATTAAAGAATAATTCCTGCCATTGGCGGACCATTCCCAGGTACTGGTTATTGAGAATGGCAACTTTAATGGGCAGATTGTATTGAGCTATCGTGGCCAGTTCCTGCGAGGTCATCTGCACGCTTCCATCACCGGCGATATCGAAAACGGTAGCTTCCGGATGAGCTATTTGTACACCGATGGCCGCCGGCAATCCGAAACCCATGGTACCCAGTCCGCCGGAAGATATAAAAGAGCGCGGCTTTCGGCAACGGTAATACTGGGCGGCCCACATCTGGTGCTGCCCTACTTCGGTGGTAATATAAGCATCGCCTCGAGTTATTTCATAGATTTGTTCAATTACATATTGAGGTTTAAGCCTTCCATTATTATCGTCCTCATAATGTAAAGGATAACGACGACGCCATTCCTCAATGGTATCCAGCCAATCTCTCCTCTCCCTAGGCTCGACTAGTTTCAGCAGATCCCGCAGAGCTAGCTTTACATCTCCCACAATAGGAATATCCACAGGTACATTCTTGCCGATTTCCGCCGGGTCAATGTCAATATGGATAATGGTCGCGTTGGGTGCAAAAGTATCTACCCGACCTGTAACTCGGTCATCGAAGCGAACACCTACAGCCAGCAGGAGATCACATTCCGAAACCGCATAATTGGCATAACAAGTTCCGTGCATCCCCAACATCCCGAGACATAGAGGATGATCTTCCGGAATTGACCCCTTGCCCATTAGAGTGATAGTTACCGGGATGTTCAGCTTCTCAGCCAGTTCCAACAACTCCCGGTGAGCACCGGAGGCAATTACTCCACCGCCAGCATAAATGACGGGTTTTTTCGCCCGCATAATGGCTTGAGCGGCCCTGTTTATCTGTTTCCCGTTACGGTACGGTTTTAACTGATAACCGGGAAGATCAATTTCCGGAGGATACATGAATTCAGCTTTTTGAGTACAAATATCTTTAGGAATATCTATTATTACCGGTCCCGGCCGTCCCGTAGTCGCAATGTAGAATGCTTCCCTTACGATCCGGGCCAAGTCCTTGACGTCTTTCACCAGATAACCATATTTGGTTATCGGCAAAGTTATACCCGTTATATCAGCTTCCTGGAAGGAATCTTTTCCCACCATATCCAGACTGACCTGGCCGGTTATAGCAATGAGGGGAACTGAATCCATATAGGCATTAGCTATCCCCGTAACCAAATTGGTGGCACCAGGTCCTGAAGTAGCAATGCAAACTCCCGGTTTGCCGGTAGCCCTGGCGTAACCGTCAGCCGCATGCACGGCACCCTGCTCGTGACGGGTTAGAATATGCCGTA
This genomic stretch from Calderihabitans maritimus harbors:
- the ilvB gene encoding biosynthetic-type acetolactate synthase large subunit, with the protein product MGITGAQALVRTLEEEQVEIIFGIPGGAVLPIYDALNETNIRHVLVRFEQAAVHAASGYARTTGKPGVCLATSGPGATNLVTGIAGAYMDSIPLVVLTGQVPTSMIGTDAFQEVDITGITFPITKHNYLVKDPNDLPRVVKEAFHIARTGRPGPVLIDIPKDVAAGICSRGAPERVELRGYKPTYKGHPNQIRNAARLMQEAERPVIFVGGGVISSGATEELRKLAETLSIPVATTLMGIGSFPENHPLSLGMLGLHGTAYANYAVTEADLLIALGVRFDDRVTGLVEKFAPRAKIIHLDIDPAEIGKNVEVNVPIVGDVKLVLQSILALVEEKKNEEWLAKINEWRERYPLEYGNKKETLRPQYVIEELGRLTDHQAIVTADVGQHQMWAAQFYKFARPGSFLTSGGLGAMGYGFPAAIGAQLGNPEALVIAVTGDGSFQMNMAEMATAMENNLPIKILLFNNSGLGMVRQLQHFYCERRYTAVEFTGNPDFVRLAECYGAAAYRIQSPEEVVPVLKEALNNDRLTLVECVIDRDEWVYPMVPSAKGLDEMIQYRDVEGKQNE
- the leuD gene encoding 3-isopropylmalate dehydratase small subunit; the encoded protein is MHYVGRAWKFGADIDTDAIIPARYLNTSSPEELAKHCMEDADPDFPRKVKPGDIIVADKNFGCGSSREHAPIAIKAAGVSCVIAKSFARIFYRNAINIGLPIFESPEAAEAINTGDEIKVDAEEGIIYNLTRNESYRATTFPPFMQELIAAGGLMNYVARKVKRNA
- the cdaA gene encoding diadenylate cyclase CdaA — its product is MAAQLQFLKYLSLEDFILLLIDITLVSYVLYKLIILIEGTRAAQLLKGLAVLFIASFISEKLHLTTVSWILDQTRLMILVALPVVFQPELRRALEQLGRGRFFTSTTLLGAADMSRLINELIRAVEVLRKHKTGALIVIERGTGLNDYIENGVKVEGIVSAEFLVNIFTPLTPLHDGAVIIRGDRVMAAACFLPLTDSPYLSRQLGSRHRAALGITEISDAVAIVVSEETGTVSVAAEGQLTRYLEEKSLRELLEQLLLPKSQGFLLGKWRS
- a CDS encoding isocitrate/isopropylmalate family dehydrogenase, with the translated sequence MPKIAVLPGDGIGSEIVPEAVKVLEVIGEKFKVSFEFEEGLVGGAAIDAAGTPLPDDTLNLCRRSDAILLGAVGGPKWDTLPVHLRPEVAALLKLRKELGLYANLRPAVLYPALASASTLKPEVVVGTDLLVIRELTGGIYFGEKKREKTATGEVAIDTLVYSTEEIERIARLGFEMAR
- the cimA gene encoding citramalate synthase, which codes for MAKVFIYDTTLRDGSQGEGISLSVEDKLKIAGKLDYLGVDYIEGGWPGSNPKDLEFFRRAKELIFKHARLTAFGSTRRPGVRPEEDANLNALLEAGVKTVAIFGKSWDFHVVEALKTTLEENLSMIRETVSYLKNKNLEVIYDAEHFFDGYKNNGEYALKTLQAAAEAGADWIVLCDTNGGSLPDEVNRIVKEVKSRIKTPLGIHAHNDGELAVANSLAAVRAGVDMVQGTINGFGERCGNANLISVIANLEYKMGYRCLPEGCLRRLTEVARYVSEIANVVLPGHQPFVGQSAFTHKGGVHVSAVLKDSRTYEHIPPEVVGNRRRVLVSELSGISNLRYKAQELDLDIPIDAPETRKVIQRIKELEYQGFQFEGAEGSLELLLRKAFGQYRQHFQLESFKIIVEKRAEQETISEAVIKIRVDDRVVHTAAEGNGPVNALDNALRKALEEFYPVIREMHLTDYKVRVLDEKDATAAKVRVLIESRDKTSSWSTVGVSTNIIEASWQALLDSMDYALLKQQKEKTAKRGLR
- a CDS encoding CdaR family protein gives rise to the protein MKKVLERNITYKIISVFLALLLWLYVTEEQHPNMDNVINVPLEVRGLASGLVIEDKPASVKVRVQGREELVANLTSRDLQAYVETSHMSAGEVVLPVQVSVPQGVQLVSITPRQVTISIDKISEVQLPVTLNISGGAASGYHLLEPVLKPSEVIVKGPRKLLEQIGGVFVEVRLDRPKQHYHKYLPVKVESQKGQYMSDWLTVVPSTVEVFIPVVADKPGKVVPIKAALQGEVAPEYRIERVVVDPETVKVYGSYEVLDKLDYIYTVPVDINGLNRDILQQVELVVPPEVTLDYNPKVKVIVHLEKRAEEQLSP
- the leuC gene encoding 3-isopropylmalate dehydratase large subunit produces the protein PNKDIKSAEQAKVVRDFARRYQITNYFEVGRMGIEHCLLPEAGLVVPGDVVIGADSHTCTYGALGAFATGVGSTDMAAGMATGEAWFRVPESIKLVYHGRLQPWVVGKDLILHTIGDLGVDGARYMAMEFTGEAIKYLSMDSRFTMANMAIEAGAKNGIIEPDEITLAYVENRARRPYQIFRSDPDARYARVVDYDVSKLEPQVAFPHLPENTRPISEVPDIPIDQVVIGSCTNGRLEDLRLAAQVLRGRQVHPEVRLIIIPGTQEIYRQALREGLIEVFIEAGAAVSTPTCGPCLGGHMGILAKGEKAVATTNRNFVGRMGHPESEVYLANPAVAAASAVKGRIAGPKEVV
- a CDS encoding 2-isopropylmalate synthase, with translation MSRKVYIFDTTLRDGEQSPGVNLNIQEKLEIAQQLARLGVDIIEAGFPIASPGDFEAVRAIARNVKGPVIAALARISPGDIDRAWEAVKDAEQPRIHTFIATSEIHMRYKLRMTREQVLEAAVNGVKHAKKYTSDVEFSPEDGFRSDLDFLCQVVEAAIEAGATTINIPDTVGYATPDEFGKFIAEIRARVPNIDKAVLSVHCHNDLGLAVANSLAALVNGAQQVECAVNGIGERAGNTALEEVVMALYTRKAYYGFETNIKTEEIYRTSKLVSSLTGMPIQPNKAIVGRNAFAHESGIHQDGVLKERTTYEIMNPAMIGLVQNNIVLGKHSGRHAFKKRLEELGFRLTEAELDKAFIRFKNLADRKKEITDKDLEAIVEDEIRIIPEKFQLEHLHISAGTRVVPTATIGIRVEDQLREEAACGDGPVDAVFKAIDKIAGLQVCLKHYSLNAVTGGKDAMGEVTVKLQHEDKVYTGRGISTDIIEASAKAYINALNKIVFDRKDITVTNAGTVNS